The sequence TGGGCGGCGGTCTCGGAGATATCGACGAAGCCCTCGAGGACGCCGACATCGACGCCGACGAAATCATCGACGAACTCGACGAGGAGGGCGAGGACGTCGACGCCGACGAGCTGCTGGACGAGGAGTAATCGGCGCCACGGGCCCGCTATCGCACATCGGTTCGGCCGTCGTCAGGCGTCCGTGACCGATCAGGCGATGTCGCGGCTGGTATCGACCCTGACGCGATCGGACAGGTCCAGTTTAATCGTTTCTGGCGGGACGCGACCGCCGCGGAACTTCGTTACGGCCAGCCGCGTCTCGATGACCCCACTTTTGATGTCTGTTTGCAGATCGAGGACGACGTCCGCCATATGAAGGGTCGTCTCCCGGAGTTCCGGGGGATCCCCGCCTGCCAGACAATGGAGGATGGCGATACCTCCGGTGTTATCCATGTGGTTCGCGAGTTCGTTCAGCACGGTCTCGTAGCGGCCACGTGTCGTGCGCTCGAGACCGTCGACCGGGTCGATGATGACCGTGACCTTCTCCCCGGCGCTGCGGAACGCCCGACGGACGGCGTCCAGGGGATCCTCCCCGGAGACGTATCGGATGTCGGGACTTCCCGTGGGTGCTCGCGTCTCCCTGAAGGCGTCGGCGACCGCGTCTTCGGTCCGGTCGGTCGTCAGGTAGAGCGTCGGGCGGGGACGGGTCAACTCGTACAGCATCAGCTCACCCTGGCTCGCGGGAGGTGCCTGATACGCGACGACGCTCCCCGCCGGGAGACCACCGGACAGTTCGCGGTCGAGGACTTCCACCCCGGTCGACAGCCGCTCCGGCATCGTCAACGGATACGGGACCCCGCGGTGTTAAGCATTTACCCAGGCCGAGATCACGCCGGCATAGGCGTCGCGCGCCTCGAACGGCGGCGTCGCCGTGGCTGGCACGGGGATCACGGCCACCTCTCCGGCGAACGTCTGCAGCTCGTCGGTCACCGACGAGGAGCGATTGACGACGTAGGCGACCACCTCCGTGTCCACGGTGCGGGCCATCCGATCGGTCTTCTTCGCGTCCTGGACCGCCTCGGGATCCGGGGTCGTCACGACGACCGCGTGATCGGCCACTCGAAGCGGCAAGAGCGCATCGCGTGACCCACCGGCTGGCGCGTCGATCACGACGGGTCGGTCCGTGACGAGCGAGCGCAGCGCCCGTTCGATCGGCGCGCCGGGCCGGGATCCCACGACGCGAATCCCGTCGAATCTCCCCGAGACGGCAGTGGCCTCCTCGATCGGTGCTCCATCGGCGAGAGCGTCGATGCCGCCGTCGTCCACGTCCGCGATCAGGTGGAGGTTCGGCATGTCGGCGTCGGCGTCGACGACGATCGGGTCCCGCCGACGGGCCGCGAGGGCTACGGCGATCCCGAGTGCGGTCGTCGTCTTTCCGACGCCGCCTTTGCCACCAGCGATTGCGAGCATGGACCTCGGTGGACCGGTGTTAGTACAAAAAGGCTCGCCTCGTAGCGAGGCCACAGACGGCCGATCTGGGCCTGCGTACCGACGGAGAGAGTGATTCGAGTGCTCCGAGAGGGATATATTCGGGACATTCAAGGGCTCTGGAGCCCCCCTCTCACTAGATGCGTCACGACCACATCATCACGGCCAAACAACTCTCGCGGGAGGACATCGAGGCCGTCCTCGACCGCGCGGCGGAGTTCGACGCCGACCCGGGTGCTGCCCTGGACCGTCACCCGGGCAAGCTCCTCGCCCTCGCGTTCTACGAGCCGAGTACGCGCACGAAGATGAGCTTCGAGACCGCGATCAAGCGCCTCGGCGGGGACGTGATCGACATGGGGCCGGTGGAGTATTCGAGTGTGAAAAAGGGGGAGTCGCTCGCAGACACGGTGCGTGTCATCGAGGGGTACGCGGATGCGATCGCGTTGCGCCACCCCATGGAGGGGTCGGCAACGATGGCCAGCCAGTTCGTCGACGTGCCCCTGCTCAACGCGGGCGACGGGGCCGGCCAGCACCCGACCCAGACGCTGCTCGATCTCTATACCATCCGCGAGCAGGCGGGCCTGGACGACATCACCATCGGCATCATGGGCGATCTGAAGTACGGGCGGACCGTCCACTCGCTCGCGCACGCCCTGACGAACTTCGACACCCGTCAGCACTTCATCAGTCCCGAGAGCCTGAAACTCCCGCGCAACGTACGGTACGACCTCCACGAGGAAGGTGCCCAGGTCCGGGAACACGATTCACTCGACGAGATTCTGCCGGAACTCGACGTCCTCTACGTGACGCGGATCCAGCGCGAGCGGTTCCCCGACGAGAACGAGTATCAGAAGGTCGCCGGGCAGTTCACCATCGACGTCGAGACGCTGGAGTCGGCCGACGACGACCTCACCATCATGCACCCGCTCCCGCGGGTGGACGAAATCGATCCTGCGATCGATGACCTCGACAACGCGACGTACTTCGAACAGGCACACAACGGCGTCCCGGTCAGGATGGCGATCCTCGACATGTTGCTATGACAGACATCGACACCGAACTCCGCGTCAGCAAGATCCAGAACGGTACCGTCATCGACCACGTGACGGGGGGCGAGGCCCTCCACGTCCTCTCGATCATCGGCATCGACGGCTCGGGCGGGGAGACCGTCAGCGTGGGTATCAACGTCCCCAGCGATCGACTGGGGCGAAAGGACATCGTGAAAGTTGAGGGGCGCGAGTTGAGTCAATCAGAGGTGGACGTCCTCTCACTCATCGCACCGGACGCCACCATCAACATCATCCGCGAGTACGAGGTCACCGAGAAGCAATGCGTCGAGCGGCCAGAGGAGGTCACTGGGGTCCTCGAATGTCCCAATCCGAACTGCATCACGAACGCGGGCGAGCCGGTCGACACCCGCTTCGAGGTGCTCTCCGACGGCGTCCGCTGTGAGTACTGCGACACCATCATTCGCGAAGACCTCACCGAGCACATCAAATCCTGATCAGGCTCGCCGTAGTTCGACGGAAAACCGCGCGCCACGCGGGTCGTTGTCCTCGACGGTAACGTCACCATCGAAGGTGTCGACCAGTGTCGCGACGATGTAGAGCCCCAGCCCGAGCCCCGACTCGTCGGTCGTCACGCCCGACTCGAACAGCTCCTCCTTGATCGCGTCGGGCACGCCTGGACCGTCGTCGGCGACGGTGAGAGAGACCGTCTCTTCGTCCACAGACGTGTCGATCCAGACGTGTGGCGTCTCCCGATCGCTGTGCTCGATGGCGTTTTCGACGAGGTTGGCGATCACCGAGGAGAGCAATTCGTTGCCCCGGACGGCCACATCCGGAATCGAATCGACGGCGATCTCCGCGTCGCCGTGTCGACTGCGCGCGGAGTCGACCTCGCGGGAGACGATCGTCTGCAGCGAGACCGTCGCGTCGTCGAGGGACCCCTCCTCGCCACCCAGCACGGAGATGACCGACTGGATGTCCTCTGTCGTCGTCACGACGTGCTCGGCAGCGGTCCGAACCTGCTCGAACTCCCGACGTATCTCATCGGGAACGTCCTCCTCGATCGTTTCGAGCAGCCCGAGGGCGAGGGTCATGTCGTTTCTGATGTCGTGGCGCACGATCCGGTTCAACAGCGTGAGCTGTTCGTTGTGCCGTTCGACCTCCGCGGCGTACTCCTTGCGCTGGGTGATGTCGATGACGATCCCCGAGACGATCCGGGGAGCACCCTCCTCGCCCCGGTCCGTGATGCTACCCACGTCGTGAAACCAGTGATACGACCCGTCGGCGGCCTCGATGCGGTACTCGACGTCGTACCGGTCGGCCTTTCCGTCGAGGTGGTCCCGCATCGAGGCCATCGCCCGGTCGTAGTCCTCGGTGTGGATCAGCTCGGTGAAATCCTCGTAGTGATCGAAGTCTGCCGGATCGTAGCCGAGCACCTCGGCCTTCCGGTCGTGGAAGTCTACCGACCCGTCCGGGAGGCGCATCTCCCACCAGGCGACGTTTCCTGCCAGCATCGCGGCCTCGAGTCGATTCTCGTAGATTCCTCCGTCGGTCCAGCGATCGTGGCTCACATTCATACGGGGTTGCCCATCCCCGTAACGTTTCGTATCGCTCCCAAACTTGTATATCGCTGGTCGACAAACTAACACGTATGGCCCGACGAATACTGAAAATCGCGGTTGCATTGCTGTTGGTCGCCCTCATCTGGCGGCTCGTCATCGGTGAGGACGAGGTCGAGTCGATCGACAAGATCGAGTGAATACCCTTTTGGCCGTCCCGACTCGATGACGGCCATGTTCGGCGTCGTCACTCGCGAGACGGAGGAACTCGACTGGGCGGAGTTCGACAGAGCCTTTTACGAACTGAAAGACGTCACCGGCCGACACACCGATCCCGAGCCGAACGCAGTGAACATGATCTCCGCCTTCGGGGACAACGACGTCGCCCGAACGGACCCCGCACTACTTGCCGTCGACGCGGAGGGCAACCGGGCGACCGGCGATCGGGCATCCCTCGACTGGGCGTACGTCTGTCCCTCGGTCACCGAGTACAAGGAGCGTCTCTACGATCTCGTCGAGACGGCAGCGGCGACGAGTCCCGACGTCCGCCTCGACGACGTCGGGTTCCCGGGTGAGGAGTACTGTCACTGCGAGCGCTGCGAGTCGGGATTCGCGGAAAGCGACCACGAGGACTGGTGGGGGTGGCGGGCCGCCCAGGTTACGGACTTCGTCTCGACCGCCGCCGACCACGTTCCTGGAACGACGTACGTCACGCTCTACCCCGATCCCTACCCGGGGCACCTCTACCGACGGAGCGGGATCGATCTCGACGCTCTCTCGGCGCACGTCGACGAGTACGTGGTGCCCCTGTACGACGAGGAGTACGCCACGACCTACTGGCTCGAGTCAATCGCGTCGGGGTTCGAGGACCGCCTCGACGTGGATTTCTCGATCGAACTTCTCGCCGCCGACGTCCCCATGGACAACCTCGTGGACGCAGCCCGCGTCGCCGACGCCCACGCGAAAGACGTCTACTTCGGCTACGACGGCAACAACGCGAGCGCGGCCATCAGGCGGCTGGACGCGGAGGAGCGCGAGGGCAAGACCTTCGGCGCCCCGGGCGAGTGAGTGGCCACCGGTTCGGATCGGTTCGTTTTTCATCATCCGCCCGGTATCCGGGGTATGAGCTTCGAAGAAGACGACCGCGTCGTACTCTCCGACAAACACAGCGAGTTCGACGGCGAGGTCGGCACGGTGGCCCAGGTGGTCGAGACGATGTTCGGCGACGCGAACTACACCGTCGAGTTCGAGGACGGACAGGAGCAGGGCGTCCCCGAGGACAACCTCGAGGCCGCACCCGAGGACGAGGAGTAACCGGGGATCATTCGCCGTCCGAATAGTACGATAGCCGATGACTGTTCCATTCCACTACCTCGACCTCAGGGCCTTTTGCTACGGCACGGAGGACCACGACCGGGTCGTGTCGGCACTGCGAGAACTGGTCCCCGAAGAGATTGACATCGAGCAGACGAGTACGGAGGGCCATCACGGGGACACGATCAGGGTGCTCTCGGCCCGCGTCGAGCGCGCCGACGAGATACGACACGTACTCGCCAGACTGCGTGACGGGGACGTCCTCGAGGCCATCGAGGACGAACTCGACGACCGCCTCGACGAGGACAACTCGCTTTACGTTCACCTGGACAAGCAGGCGGCCTATCGGGGAACGGTCCGCCTCGGGAAGGGAATCGCCCTCCGGGGCAAGGTCGAAGCCTATCCCGCCACTCGCGAGGCGGCCCTCGAGAACCTGCGCGAGGCTTTGTAGCCGCATCGGCACCGGACGGTTTTTCTCCTCGACGACGGAACGAGTGGGCATGTACGACGCTGTCCGGATCCACGCCAACGGTCGTACCACGACCGCCAGGTTCGTCTCGACGGCCGCAGAGGCCGGATTCGACGGCGTCGTCGTCGCGAACAGTCACGAAAACGGGGCAGACGTCGACGTCCCACACATTCGGTCGGAGTACGGAATCGACATCGTCGGCGGGGTGGAGGTGGCGACGACCGACAAGGGCGTCGCGAGTACCGCGATAGCGGACCGTCGGCCGAAAACGGCCGTGTTGATGGTTCGGGGCGGAACCCCGACCATGAATCGCTACGCCGTCGAAACGCCGGCAGTCGACGTTCTCCGGGACCCGATGGCCGGCGACGGTGACGTGAACCACGTCCTCGTGAAGGCGGCAGTCCGCAACGACGTCCGCATCGAGGTGAACCTCGGTCGGGTACTGCGCGCGTCTGGCGGTCCCCGCGTGCAGGCGCTGCGGGGACTCCGCAAACTTCGGGATCTGCTCGAGTACTACGATGCCCCGCTCGTGGTGACCGCCGATCCGAAGACACACCTCCAGGTTCGCGGACCGCGCGAGCTGCTGGCCGTGGGCGACCGGATCGGGTTCGACGAGGAGACGATTCGGCGGGGACTGACCGAGTGGCAACGGATCGCCGAAACCAACCGCGAGAAACTGTCACCGGAGTACGTCGCCAAGGGCGTTCGCCGGGGGAGAGACGAAAAGTGATGGCCGCGCTCTCCCAACACCCATGTAGCCGGATGCCAAAGCGTACCCGATGAAACACCTCCCAAAACACCTCCGGCAGCGATGGCGGTACCTCGCCGTCGAACTCGAGACGTGGCCGGACGCGTCCATCTCCGAGGTCGAGTTCCAGCGCAGCCTCTGGTTCGCCGCCCAGAACCTGATCGGAGACGTCGGGAGCGCCGAGGCGGAGTTGCGGGTCGTCTCGTTCGCGTTCGGGGACGGCGCGGGGTCCGCCCTCGTTCGCACGCGCCGCGGGGCAGAATCCCTCGCACGCGCTGCAATCGCCTGCGTCGACAGCGTGTACGACGAGCCGATCCGGGTCACGGTGGGCGGTATCAGCGGGACGGTCCGTGCCGCGGAAGAAAAGTATTTAGGCGGCCCGGCGGAAGCGACGGAACAGGAATCGGTCGCGTTCAGGAACGAGTCCCGACGAGCCGTTGCCCGTAACGGTCGTCTCGACGTCGAGATCGACGGGACCTTCGTGGGGGCGACACGACTCGATACGACGTGATACAATGCAAGGGCAACAACAACAGCAGGCCTACGACCGCGGCATCACGATCTTCTCTCCGGACGGACGGCTCTATCAGGTGGAGTATGCCCGCGAGGCCGTCAAGCGCGGGACGGCATCCATCGGGGTTCGAGCACGGGACGGGGTCGCACTTTTGGTCGACAAACGGATCCGATCCCCGCTCATGGAGCAGTCCTCCGTGGAGAAGTTGCACAAAGCGGACGACCACGTCGGTGTGGCCAGTGCGGGCCACGTCGCCGACGCCCGCCGACTCATCGACTTCGCCCGCCGGGACGCACAGGTCAACCGACTGCGCTACGAGGAACCCATCGGCGTCGAGGCACTCACGAAGGACGTCACGGACCACATCCAACAGTTCACACAGATCGGCGGCGCCCGCCCCTTCGGGGTAGCGCTGCTTATCGGCGGCCTCGAGAACGGCGAGCCGCGACTGTACGAGACTGACCCGAGTGGAACGCCCTACGAGTGGAAAGCCATCGCGATCGGCTCCGAGCGCAGTGACATCCAGGCGTACCTCGAGGATCACTACGACGAGGACCAGACCATCGACGAAGCCGTGGCCCTCGCGCTTCGAGCCCTGGCGTCCGTTCACGACGAGGGGCTCACCCCGAAGCGAATCGCGGCGGCGACCGTCGATGCCGAGTCGGAGCAGTACATCCAGCTGACCGACGACGAAGTGGAGGAGTATCTCGTCGACGCGGACGTCCTCGCCGACGAGGAGTGATCGGCGGTTCGCCGTCGACGTCGGGACCGCGACCGGCAACTCCTACCTTTTTAATTGGTGGCGGGCCAATCATGTGATATGATTTCACTGGACGACGCGGTCACCGCGCGCCTCGAGTCACACGGCGCACGCTTCGAGGTACTGGTGGACCCGGACGCAGCACTCTCCATGAAACGGGGGGAGTTCGATGGGGATCTCGAGGACGTCATCGCGGCGCGTGACGTTTTCGAGAACGCCTCACGGGGCGACCGTCCCGCGGAGGAGGACCTCGAGACGGTCTTTGGAACGACCGATCCACTCGAGATCATCCCGGAGGTCGTCGAACGGGGCGAGATTCAGATCACCGCCGAGCAACGCCGCGAGATGGAGGAGAAAAAGCACAGACAACTCGTCAACAAGATCGCGCGCAACGCGGTCAACCCGCAGATGGACGACGCCCCACACCCACCGGACCGAATCGAGGCGGCCCTCGAGGAGGCCGGGTTCACCATCGACCCAATGAAACCGGTCGAGAGTCAGGTGGACGAGGCCCTGGACGCACTGCGGCCCGTCATCCCGATCCGGTTCGACGAGGTCACCGTTGCAGTGCAGATTCCCGCGGACTACGCGGGCAGCGCGCAAGCCAAGATCCGCACGTACGGCGACCTGGAGAGAGAGGAGTGGCAACCCGACGGATCGTGGGTCGGCGTGTTGACCTTCCCGGCGGGATTGCAAAACGACTTCTACGACACGGTCAACGATCTCACGAGCGGCGAGGCCGAAACGCAGATCATCAAGGACAAAGACGAAATTAGCACGCGGTAAACGGGCCTTCCGACGAACCGGTCATCCCTTCTTGAATCCGATCAAAAAGCCGCCGGTGAAGCCAGCGCCGATGGAGAGCGTCGAAATGATGGACGTCATCCAGGACGGGGGTTGACTGGCCGTGGCGACGTCGGTGGCCTCGAGGAGGCCGCCGGACAGTCTGTCCCACTGGACGGTCAGGATGCCGCGAGATTCGAGAAACCGGAACAGCGCGAGTTCGAGGCCCACGATGACGGCGAGGATCTTCGCGACCATCTTGAACGCATAGCCGATGATGAACCCGATAACCGCCCCGGTTCCGAGTTCGAGTCCGAGCGAGGAGAGGTTGACGTCGAGGGGCATTAATTCACCCTGAGAGGCGGGGGATCAAGGATCTTCCGTCCGCCGGAGGCTTAAGTGTACTCGCTACGTAGTCACGGCCGAGTGACCGGAGTAGAGCTATCACCCGATCGGGCCGTGGTCGTACAGCGTGTCGACAAGGGAACGCCTGATACGGCGGAGATTCGCGATCTGGCCAGCGCCGCCGGGTACGAGGTCGTGGACACCTGTACACAGAAGCGATCGGAGGATCCGGCCCTCCAGATCGGCGAGGGCAAAGTCGAGGAACTCGCGGCAATCATCGAGCGCACCGGGGCGGGAACGGTCGTCTTCGACAACCGCCTGGGTCCGTATCAGACCTACAACCTCGGGACCAACCTGCCCGACGGCGTGGAGATACTCGATCGATTCACGCTCATCCTCGAGATCTTCGGCCAGCGTGCCCAGACGCGGAAAGCCCAGCTCCAGGTCGAACTGGCCGAACTCCGCTACGAACTCCCGCGCGCGGAAACGAAGGTCAGTCTGGCGAAACGCGACGAACGGCCCGGATTCATGGGGCTCGGGGAATACGACGAGAGCCGGGAACAGGACATCAAGGCCAGGATCAGTCGGATCCAGGAGGAACTCGAGGACATCGAGAAGACCGAGGTCCAACGGCGTGAGGAGCGCCGCCGGTCCGGATTCGACCTGGTGGCCCTCGCCGGCTATACCAACGCGGGGAAGTCGACGCTGATGCAGGCGCTCGCCACGGACCTCGAAGTGGGCGAGAACGAGGACCTCCACCCGGATCTCGATCCGACCGCGGAGAAGGCCGACAAGCTATTCACGACCCTCGGAACGACCACGAGGCGACTCGACCTGGACCGGCGGCGGGTGCTCCTGACGGACACCGTCGGGTTCATCAACGACCTGCCGCACTGGCTGGTCGAGTCGTTCAAATCGACACTCTCCTCGGTCTATCACGCAGATCTAGTGTTGCTGGTCGTGGACGTGTCCGAACCCGTCGAGGAGATCCGAGAAAAGCTGGTGACGAGCCACGACACCCTCTACGAACGCAACGAGGCGCCCATCGTGACCGTCCTGAACAAGGTCGATCAGGTCGACGAAGCCGAACTGGCGGACAAACGGGAAGCACTGGCCGCCCTCGCCCCCGATCCCGTGGCGATCAGCGCGAGCGAGGGGACGAACCTCGACGTCCTCCGGAATCGCATCGACGAGGCGCTCCCGGACCGCGAACGCGAACGGCTCGTCTTGCCGATGACCGACGACACCATGAGCGTCGTCTCCTGGGTGCACGATAACGCCTACGTCGATGACGTGGAGTACGGCTCCGAGGAGGTCGTCATCGACTTCGAAGCACGCCCGGCCGTCATCGAGAAGACCCGGTCGAAAGCCAGCGACCTCGCCGACGCCTGATCAGTCGAGCGGTCGCTTTTCTTTCTCCAGCACCCGGACGTTCCCGATACGGGTGTCCGGGTACTGGCCGTCGTCGTCCTTCTCCGCGGCTTTCACCATGTCCCAGACGACGCCGAGCCCCGTCGTTACGCCCTGGAGGGCTTCCATCTCACAGCCGGTCTTCCCAGTCGTCTCGACGGCGACCTCGAGGGTGACCCGGCCCTCGGCGAGCGTGAAGTCGGTCTCGACGTTCGTGATGGGGATCTGGTGGCACATCGGAACTGTCTCCCAGGTGTGCTTTACGGCCTGAATCGCGCCGACACGGGCGGTGGCGAGTACGTTGCCCTTGCCGATCTCGTCGTCGCGGATGGCCGCGAGGGTCGAATCGGTGAGACGGATCTCCCCCGCGGCGACGGCCCGCCGTGCCGTGTCGGGCTTGTCCCCCACGTCCACCATCTGGGCGCCGCCGTGCTCTGTCGTGTGGGTCAGCTCCTCGTCGCTCATCGGCGGCCGTCCCAGAGCGCCCGTGGCAGTTCGGGAAGCAAGTCGGCGGCCACCAGTCCGAACCCGTCCCTGTCGACGACCGCGTCCCCAGCCAGGCCGTTCGCGTAGGCGGCGAGGGCGGCGGCGTCGACCGGTTCGACCTGCGCGAGCAGCGCGGCGGTCGCCCCGGCGAGAACGTCTCCCGTTCCGCCGGCGGTCATGCCCTGATTCCCGGTTCGGTTGACGCGGGTGGTTTCCCCGTCGGAGATGACGTCGTGGGCGCCCTTCACGAGAAGCGTGTGTCCGAGGTCCGCGGCGAACTCCTCGACGAGGGCGGACCGCTCCTCCCAGTCGTCGGCAGTGGGGCCACCCATTTCCTCGAGTTCGCCCTGGTGAGGGGTGCAAACGACCGTCGCGTCAGTTTCGACGTCGGGGACGGCTGCAAGCGCGTCGGCGTCAACCACGGCACGTCCATCGTACGCCTCGAGGAACTCGGCCACCGCGGCGTGCGACTCCTCGGCGTCACCGAGTCCCGGCCCCAGCAACACCACGTCGCGATCCCGAGCGGCCGCGAGGAGGTCGTCGACGTGGTCGGGACCGATCCGCGTGCCGTCGACCGCGTCGACGATGAGATCCTCGCTGTACCCCTGAATCTGGTCAGCGACGGACTCCGGTGCGACCACGTACGCGAGGTCGGCGCCCGCCCGGAGGGCCGCCTGTGCGGCGAGCGCCGGTGCACCGGTGAACGGGCCGCCGCCAACGACCATGACGCGACCGAAGTCGCCTTTGTGGCTGTCGCTCGGGCGCTCGATGACCTGCCTGTCGCCGGGACCGACGAACCGCTCGGCGGCCACCGGAATGCCGATGTTCGCAACGGTCACGTCCTCTCGATCGGCAAGGCCCGGCTTCACGTCGTGGAATGTAACCACCCGATTGGGATCGACGGCCACGTCCACGACCTCGCCCGTGTCCACGTCCATCCCGGACGGGACGTCGACGGAGACGACGGCAGCGTCGGACTCGTTGATGGCCTGCACGGCCGTCCGCTCGGGTTCACGGGGGGCACCCGTGACGCCGGTT is a genomic window of Halanaeroarchaeum sulfurireducens containing:
- a CDS encoding bifunctional ADP-dependent NAD(P)H-hydrate dehydratase/NAD(P)H-hydrate epimerase, translating into MITSDRMAAVDRNATALGISPEWLMESAGNAVARAVREFGGPDASVTVLAGRGNNGGDGITAARFLSDLDVEVLLLGRPSGLASDETRAKWDALQAAGVPTREVTDSTAIDVGSPDIVVDAILGTGVTGAPREPERTAVQAINESDAAVVSVDVPSGMDVDTGEVVDVAVDPNRVVTFHDVKPGLADREDVTVANIGIPVAAERFVGPGDRQVIERPSDSHKGDFGRVMVVGGGPFTGAPALAAQAALRAGADLAYVVAPESVADQIQGYSEDLIVDAVDGTRIGPDHVDDLLAAARDRDVVLLGPGLGDAEESHAAVAEFLEAYDGRAVVDADALAAVPDVETDATVVCTPHQGELEEMGGPTADDWEERSALVEEFAADLGHTLLVKGAHDVISDGETTRVNRTGNQGMTAGGTGDVLAGATAALLAQVEPVDAAALAAYANGLAGDAVVDRDGFGLVAADLLPELPRALWDGRR